Proteins from a single region of Thiomicrorhabdus sp. Kp2:
- a CDS encoding HAD family phosphatase: protein MALAIFDLDNTLIANDSDFLWGEFLVQSGHVDAEDFAKQNAQFYEDYKSGNLDIFAYQRFALKPLSEQSMETLNEWHAEFMRTFIEPIILPKAQALVDQHKAKGDRVIIITATNTFITRRIGLRYGIAELLGTNGEIINNRYTGEVDGIPTFQEGKVTRLNEWLKREQETLDGSFFYSDSFNDLPLLEIVDNPVVVDGDEKLQAIAKENGWPCISLR from the coding sequence ATGGCACTGGCGATCTTTGATTTAGACAACACTTTAATAGCAAACGACAGCGACTTTCTTTGGGGAGAGTTTTTAGTACAAAGTGGCCATGTTGATGCCGAAGACTTTGCCAAACAAAATGCCCAATTTTATGAAGATTACAAAAGTGGAAACTTAGACATTTTTGCTTACCAACGTTTTGCTTTAAAACCATTGAGTGAGCAAAGCATGGAAACGCTAAACGAATGGCACGCGGAATTCATGAGAACCTTTATTGAGCCAATCATTCTGCCAAAGGCACAAGCTTTAGTTGATCAACATAAGGCAAAAGGTGATCGAGTCATAATCATTACCGCTACCAACACCTTTATTACCCGCAGAATTGGCTTACGTTATGGCATTGCTGAGTTGCTTGGTACTAATGGTGAAATCATCAATAATCGCTACACTGGTGAAGTTGATGGCATTCCTACCTTTCAAGAAGGAAAAGTCACACGTTTAAATGAATGGCTAAAGCGCGAACAAGAAACCCTGGATGGTAGCTTTTTCTACTCTGACTCTTTTAATGACCTGCCATTATTGGAAATAGTAGACAACCCAGTGGTAGTAGATGGTGATGAAAAACTGCAAGCGATTGCTAAAGAAAATGGCTGGCCATGTATCAGTTTAAGATAA
- a CDS encoding RNA pyrophosphohydrolase — protein sequence MIDSDGYRPNVGIIIVNKEGKLFWGKRIQQDAWQFPQGGIRENETPQQAVFRELKEEVGLDPSDVRVLGRTQDWISYDLPKHLIRHYSQPVCVGQKQIWFMLGLEGESDRINLSHHETPEFEDWDWVDYWRPVQEVVSFKQAVYHQALTELEDSINTFWLNRK from the coding sequence ATGATAGATTCAGATGGATATCGGCCAAATGTCGGTATCATAATTGTAAATAAAGAGGGCAAGCTGTTTTGGGGAAAACGCATACAACAAGATGCATGGCAGTTTCCACAAGGAGGGATTCGTGAAAACGAAACTCCGCAACAAGCCGTCTTTAGAGAGTTAAAAGAAGAGGTAGGTTTAGACCCGTCTGATGTTCGTGTTTTAGGCAGAACGCAAGATTGGATTAGTTATGATTTGCCCAAACATTTAATACGCCACTACAGCCAGCCAGTGTGTGTTGGCCAAAAACAGATTTGGTTTATGTTGGGATTAGAGGGCGAGTCAGATCGCATTAATCTTAGTCACCATGAAACCCCTGAGTTTGAAGATTGGGATTGGGTGGACTATTGGCGACCTGTTCAAGAGGTGGTGAGTTTTAAACAAGCGGTCTATCACCAAGCTCTGACCGAGTTAGAAGATTCTATAAATACCTTTTGGTTAAACCGTAAGTAA